The Phacochoerus africanus isolate WHEZ1 chromosome 3, ROS_Pafr_v1, whole genome shotgun sequence genome window below encodes:
- the ZBP1 gene encoding Z-DNA-binding protein 1 isoform X4 → MQVLRDAGSPVRTAQLVIKCQVPKKKLNQVLHQMKKESRGGLTLVGPATWCLGDAGTDGTREVVLAEQAERPRQDAVAIPRTPGPRTPGPELSERQTEIYGLLKAQGPHKALHIAQALGMKTAKEVNRDLYAMRNMHLLTLDQKSNAWGVYQPEDSRNQSTPVIYQQNPINMIYQKGLNNRISIENSENIQIGHGNVIMRHESSGESGSMAAFHLPPTVPADSSAQGPLAGSWGPQDICMEKSVLRRVQMGHGNEMRLHSFPAEGPAHSACGSPPGSVSATSPEASIDIQIPEPGPHAAEGVMAQKVRIRSCFLEDTTVGNSNRMSVSPGTAGPGGVSGPEEGRADPGEPGEDPDSLSGAARCSSQVLPDGGQAAPSDAEMLTSQLEALTLRSRGPRTTEDGH, encoded by the exons ATGCAG GTGCTGAGGGATGCCGGCTCCCCCGTGAGGACTGCCCAGCTGGTCATCAAATGCCAGGTGCCCAAGAAGAAACTCAACCAAGTCCTCCACCAGATGAAGAAGGAGTCCAGGGGAGGGCTCACCCTCGTGGGCCCTGCGACGTGGTGCCTGGGCGATGCTGGGACCGACGGGACCAGAGAAGTGGTGCTGGCAGAGCAGG CAGAGAGGCCCCGGCAAGACGCAGTTGCGATTCCAAGGACGCCTGGCCCAAGGACGCCTGGCCCTGAGCTCAGCGAGCGGC agaCGGAGATCTACGGGCTTCTGAAAGCCCAGGGGCCCCACAAGGCCCTGCACATcgcccaggccctggggatgaAGACGGCGAAGGAAGTCAACCGCGACCTGTATGCCATGAGGAATATGCACCTCCTGACCCTGGACCAGAAGTCAAACGCCTGGGGGGTTTATCAGCCAG AAGATTCTAGAAATCAGTCCACCCCGGTTATTTACCAGCAAAATCCAATCAACATGATCTATCAGAAGGGACTGAACAACCGCATTTCCATTGAGAACTCTGAAAACATCCAGATTGGACATGGCAATGTCATCATGAGACACGAGTCCTCTGGGGAAAGCG GCTCCATGGCTGCCTTCCACCTCCCTCCGACGGTGCCTGCCGACTCCTCAGCCCAGGGACCCCTGGCTGGATCCTGGGGGCCCCAGGACATCTGCATGGAGAAGTCTGTGCTCAGACGGGTACAGATGGGCCATGGCAACGAGATGAGACTTCACAGCTTCCCGGCTGAGGGCCCTGCCCATAGCGCTTGTGGCAGCCCCCCAG GCTCTGTCTCAGCTACGAGTCCAGAGGCTTCCATTGATATTCAAATCCCCGAGCCAGGACCTCACGCCGCCGAAGGGGTCATGGCCCAGAAGGTCCGAATTCGCTCGTGCTTCCTGGAGGACACGACCGTGGGCAACAGCAACAGGATGAGCGTCAGCCCGGGGACGGCTGGTCCCGGGGGAGTCTCGGGGCCTGAGGAGGGCAGGGCGGACCCCGGGGAGCCAGGAGAGGACCCAG ACTCTCTCTCTGGAGCTGCCAGATGCAGCAGCCAGGTCCTTCCCGACGGCGGTCAGGCTGCCCCCAGCGACGCTGAGATGCTCACCTCCCAGCTGGAAGCTCTGACTCTCAGAAGCAGGGGTCCCAGAACCACAGAAGACGGCCACTGA
- the ZBP1 gene encoding Z-DNA-binding protein 1 isoform X3 — protein sequence MESEQATVPKAPRLPAAAADVAETPADPEDADLEQRILQVLRDAGSPVRTAQLVIKCQVPKKKLNQVLHQMKKESRGGLTLVGPATWCLGDAGTDGTREVVLAEQAERPRQDAVAIPRTPGPRTPGPELSERQTEIYGLLKAQGPHKALHIAQALGMKTAKEVNRDLYAMRNMHLLTLDQKSNAWGVYQPDSRNQSTPVIYQQNPINMIYQKGLNNRISIENSENIQIGHGNVIMRHESSGESGSMAAFHLPPTVPADSSAQGPLAGSWGPQDICMEKSVLRRVQMGHGNEMRLHSFPAEGPAHSACGSPPGSVSATSPEASIDIQIPEPGPHAAEGVMAQKVRIRSCFLEDTTVGNSNRMSVSPGTAGPGGVSGPEEGRADPGEPGEDPDSLSGAARCSSQVLPDGGQAAPSDAEMLTSQLEALTLRSRGPRTTEDGH from the exons ATGGAGTCGGAGCAGGCCACTGTCCCCAAGGCTCCCAGGCTCCCAGCGGCTGCTGCCGACGTGGCCGAGACCCCTGCCGACCCAGAGGATGCAG ACCTTGAGCAGAGGATCCTGCAGGTGCTGAGGGATGCCGGCTCCCCCGTGAGGACTGCCCAGCTGGTCATCAAATGCCAGGTGCCCAAGAAGAAACTCAACCAAGTCCTCCACCAGATGAAGAAGGAGTCCAGGGGAGGGCTCACCCTCGTGGGCCCTGCGACGTGGTGCCTGGGCGATGCTGGGACCGACGGGACCAGAGAAGTGGTGCTGGCAGAGCAGG CAGAGAGGCCCCGGCAAGACGCAGTTGCGATTCCAAGGACGCCTGGCCCAAGGACGCCTGGCCCTGAGCTCAGCGAGCGGC agaCGGAGATCTACGGGCTTCTGAAAGCCCAGGGGCCCCACAAGGCCCTGCACATcgcccaggccctggggatgaAGACGGCGAAGGAAGTCAACCGCGACCTGTATGCCATGAGGAATATGCACCTCCTGACCCTGGACCAGAAGTCAAACGCCTGGGGGGTTTATCAGCCAG ATTCTAGAAATCAGTCCACCCCGGTTATTTACCAGCAAAATCCAATCAACATGATCTATCAGAAGGGACTGAACAACCGCATTTCCATTGAGAACTCTGAAAACATCCAGATTGGACATGGCAATGTCATCATGAGACACGAGTCCTCTGGGGAAAGCG GCTCCATGGCTGCCTTCCACCTCCCTCCGACGGTGCCTGCCGACTCCTCAGCCCAGGGACCCCTGGCTGGATCCTGGGGGCCCCAGGACATCTGCATGGAGAAGTCTGTGCTCAGACGGGTACAGATGGGCCATGGCAACGAGATGAGACTTCACAGCTTCCCGGCTGAGGGCCCTGCCCATAGCGCTTGTGGCAGCCCCCCAG GCTCTGTCTCAGCTACGAGTCCAGAGGCTTCCATTGATATTCAAATCCCCGAGCCAGGACCTCACGCCGCCGAAGGGGTCATGGCCCAGAAGGTCCGAATTCGCTCGTGCTTCCTGGAGGACACGACCGTGGGCAACAGCAACAGGATGAGCGTCAGCCCGGGGACGGCTGGTCCCGGGGGAGTCTCGGGGCCTGAGGAGGGCAGGGCGGACCCCGGGGAGCCAGGAGAGGACCCAG ACTCTCTCTCTGGAGCTGCCAGATGCAGCAGCCAGGTCCTTCCCGACGGCGGTCAGGCTGCCCCCAGCGACGCTGAGATGCTCACCTCCCAGCTGGAAGCTCTGACTCTCAGAAGCAGGGGTCCCAGAACCACAGAAGACGGCCACTGA
- the ZBP1 gene encoding Z-DNA-binding protein 1 isoform X2 — protein sequence MESEQATVPKAPRLPAAAADVAETPADPEDADLEQRILQVLRDAGSPVRTAQLVIKCQVPKKKLNQVLHQMKKESRGGLTLVGPATWCLGDAGTDGTREVVLAEQERPRQDAVAIPRTPGPRTPGPELSERQTEIYGLLKAQGPHKALHIAQALGMKTAKEVNRDLYAMRNMHLLTLDQKSNAWGVYQPEDSRNQSTPVIYQQNPINMIYQKGLNNRISIENSENIQIGHGNVIMRHESSGESGSMAAFHLPPTVPADSSAQGPLAGSWGPQDICMEKSVLRRVQMGHGNEMRLHSFPAEGPAHSACGSPPGSVSATSPEASIDIQIPEPGPHAAEGVMAQKVRIRSCFLEDTTVGNSNRMSVSPGTAGPGGVSGPEEGRADPGEPGEDPDSLSGAARCSSQVLPDGGQAAPSDAEMLTSQLEALTLRSRGPRTTEDGH from the exons ATGGAGTCGGAGCAGGCCACTGTCCCCAAGGCTCCCAGGCTCCCAGCGGCTGCTGCCGACGTGGCCGAGACCCCTGCCGACCCAGAGGATGCAG ACCTTGAGCAGAGGATCCTGCAGGTGCTGAGGGATGCCGGCTCCCCCGTGAGGACTGCCCAGCTGGTCATCAAATGCCAGGTGCCCAAGAAGAAACTCAACCAAGTCCTCCACCAGATGAAGAAGGAGTCCAGGGGAGGGCTCACCCTCGTGGGCCCTGCGACGTGGTGCCTGGGCGATGCTGGGACCGACGGGACCAGAGAAGTGGTGCTGGCAGAGCAGG AGAGGCCCCGGCAAGACGCAGTTGCGATTCCAAGGACGCCTGGCCCAAGGACGCCTGGCCCTGAGCTCAGCGAGCGGC agaCGGAGATCTACGGGCTTCTGAAAGCCCAGGGGCCCCACAAGGCCCTGCACATcgcccaggccctggggatgaAGACGGCGAAGGAAGTCAACCGCGACCTGTATGCCATGAGGAATATGCACCTCCTGACCCTGGACCAGAAGTCAAACGCCTGGGGGGTTTATCAGCCAG AAGATTCTAGAAATCAGTCCACCCCGGTTATTTACCAGCAAAATCCAATCAACATGATCTATCAGAAGGGACTGAACAACCGCATTTCCATTGAGAACTCTGAAAACATCCAGATTGGACATGGCAATGTCATCATGAGACACGAGTCCTCTGGGGAAAGCG GCTCCATGGCTGCCTTCCACCTCCCTCCGACGGTGCCTGCCGACTCCTCAGCCCAGGGACCCCTGGCTGGATCCTGGGGGCCCCAGGACATCTGCATGGAGAAGTCTGTGCTCAGACGGGTACAGATGGGCCATGGCAACGAGATGAGACTTCACAGCTTCCCGGCTGAGGGCCCTGCCCATAGCGCTTGTGGCAGCCCCCCAG GCTCTGTCTCAGCTACGAGTCCAGAGGCTTCCATTGATATTCAAATCCCCGAGCCAGGACCTCACGCCGCCGAAGGGGTCATGGCCCAGAAGGTCCGAATTCGCTCGTGCTTCCTGGAGGACACGACCGTGGGCAACAGCAACAGGATGAGCGTCAGCCCGGGGACGGCTGGTCCCGGGGGAGTCTCGGGGCCTGAGGAGGGCAGGGCGGACCCCGGGGAGCCAGGAGAGGACCCAG ACTCTCTCTCTGGAGCTGCCAGATGCAGCAGCCAGGTCCTTCCCGACGGCGGTCAGGCTGCCCCCAGCGACGCTGAGATGCTCACCTCCCAGCTGGAAGCTCTGACTCTCAGAAGCAGGGGTCCCAGAACCACAGAAGACGGCCACTGA
- the ZBP1 gene encoding Z-DNA-binding protein 1 isoform X1, which translates to MESEQATVPKAPRLPAAAADVAETPADPEDADLEQRILQVLRDAGSPVRTAQLVIKCQVPKKKLNQVLHQMKKESRGGLTLVGPATWCLGDAGTDGTREVVLAEQAERPRQDAVAIPRTPGPRTPGPELSERQTEIYGLLKAQGPHKALHIAQALGMKTAKEVNRDLYAMRNMHLLTLDQKSNAWGVYQPEDSRNQSTPVIYQQNPINMIYQKGLNNRISIENSENIQIGHGNVIMRHESSGESGSMAAFHLPPTVPADSSAQGPLAGSWGPQDICMEKSVLRRVQMGHGNEMRLHSFPAEGPAHSACGSPPGSVSATSPEASIDIQIPEPGPHAAEGVMAQKVRIRSCFLEDTTVGNSNRMSVSPGTAGPGGVSGPEEGRADPGEPGEDPDSLSGAARCSSQVLPDGGQAAPSDAEMLTSQLEALTLRSRGPRTTEDGH; encoded by the exons ATGGAGTCGGAGCAGGCCACTGTCCCCAAGGCTCCCAGGCTCCCAGCGGCTGCTGCCGACGTGGCCGAGACCCCTGCCGACCCAGAGGATGCAG ACCTTGAGCAGAGGATCCTGCAGGTGCTGAGGGATGCCGGCTCCCCCGTGAGGACTGCCCAGCTGGTCATCAAATGCCAGGTGCCCAAGAAGAAACTCAACCAAGTCCTCCACCAGATGAAGAAGGAGTCCAGGGGAGGGCTCACCCTCGTGGGCCCTGCGACGTGGTGCCTGGGCGATGCTGGGACCGACGGGACCAGAGAAGTGGTGCTGGCAGAGCAGG CAGAGAGGCCCCGGCAAGACGCAGTTGCGATTCCAAGGACGCCTGGCCCAAGGACGCCTGGCCCTGAGCTCAGCGAGCGGC agaCGGAGATCTACGGGCTTCTGAAAGCCCAGGGGCCCCACAAGGCCCTGCACATcgcccaggccctggggatgaAGACGGCGAAGGAAGTCAACCGCGACCTGTATGCCATGAGGAATATGCACCTCCTGACCCTGGACCAGAAGTCAAACGCCTGGGGGGTTTATCAGCCAG AAGATTCTAGAAATCAGTCCACCCCGGTTATTTACCAGCAAAATCCAATCAACATGATCTATCAGAAGGGACTGAACAACCGCATTTCCATTGAGAACTCTGAAAACATCCAGATTGGACATGGCAATGTCATCATGAGACACGAGTCCTCTGGGGAAAGCG GCTCCATGGCTGCCTTCCACCTCCCTCCGACGGTGCCTGCCGACTCCTCAGCCCAGGGACCCCTGGCTGGATCCTGGGGGCCCCAGGACATCTGCATGGAGAAGTCTGTGCTCAGACGGGTACAGATGGGCCATGGCAACGAGATGAGACTTCACAGCTTCCCGGCTGAGGGCCCTGCCCATAGCGCTTGTGGCAGCCCCCCAG GCTCTGTCTCAGCTACGAGTCCAGAGGCTTCCATTGATATTCAAATCCCCGAGCCAGGACCTCACGCCGCCGAAGGGGTCATGGCCCAGAAGGTCCGAATTCGCTCGTGCTTCCTGGAGGACACGACCGTGGGCAACAGCAACAGGATGAGCGTCAGCCCGGGGACGGCTGGTCCCGGGGGAGTCTCGGGGCCTGAGGAGGGCAGGGCGGACCCCGGGGAGCCAGGAGAGGACCCAG ACTCTCTCTCTGGAGCTGCCAGATGCAGCAGCCAGGTCCTTCCCGACGGCGGTCAGGCTGCCCCCAGCGACGCTGAGATGCTCACCTCCCAGCTGGAAGCTCTGACTCTCAGAAGCAGGGGTCCCAGAACCACAGAAGACGGCCACTGA